In a genomic window of Acidobacteriota bacterium:
- the atpG gene encoding ATP synthase F1 subunit gamma: MPSLIDIRRRVRAVKSTQQITKAMKMVSASKLRRAQERIVHARPYANQALRVMSSVARRVDPSLHPLLRQSEVPGAPTLLIVVSADRGLCGGFNSNIVKQASSFVQHSADREVALALVGRKARDFFVRRGLDVRYEAVNVFQHVKHSHAQHVADAAIEQFTEGRVSSVYLLYNEFKSAMTQRVVVERLLPIPELTPENGGVEGPLVDYLYEPSAEEILTTIVPRHVEIQVYRALLESAASEHAARMTAMDAATRNAQEMVDKLSLYMNKVRQAAITREIIEVVSGAQAL; this comes from the coding sequence ATGCCTTCCCTCATCGACATCCGTCGCCGGGTCCGTGCCGTCAAGTCGACGCAGCAGATCACCAAGGCGATGAAGATGGTCTCGGCCAGCAAGCTGCGCCGGGCCCAGGAGCGCATCGTCCACGCGCGGCCGTACGCCAACCAGGCGCTGCGCGTGATGAGCAGCGTGGCGCGTCGCGTCGATCCGTCGCTGCACCCGCTGCTGCGGCAGTCCGAGGTTCCTGGCGCGCCCACGCTGCTGATCGTCGTCTCGGCCGATCGCGGGCTGTGCGGCGGCTTCAACAGCAACATCGTGAAGCAAGCCTCGTCGTTCGTGCAGCACTCGGCCGATCGTGAGGTCGCGCTCGCGCTGGTCGGCCGCAAGGCGCGCGACTTCTTCGTGCGCCGCGGGCTCGACGTCCGCTACGAAGCGGTCAACGTCTTCCAGCACGTGAAGCACTCGCACGCGCAACACGTCGCCGACGCCGCGATCGAGCAGTTCACCGAGGGCCGCGTGAGCTCGGTGTACCTGCTGTACAACGAGTTCAAGTCGGCGATGACCCAGCGCGTGGTGGTCGAGCGCCTCTTGCCGATCCCGGAGCTCACGCCCGAGAACGGCGGCGTGGAAGGACCGCTCGTGGACTACCTCTACGAGCCGTCTGCCGAGGAGATCCTCACGACGATCGTGCCCCGGCACGTGGAGATCCAGGTGTATCGTGCGCTGCTCGAGTCGGCGGCGTCCGAACACGCGGCGCGGATGACCGCCATGGATGCGGCCACGCGCAACGCGCAGGAGATGGTGGACAAGCTCTCGCTGTACATGAACAAGGTGCGACAGGCCGCCATCACGCGCGAGATCATCGAAGTGGTATCGGGCGCGCAGGCGCTCTAG